The DNA segment ATGTAAAAccttttgtttcattgttttccGCTTACACCATGCTAAATAAGGGCGTTGAATATGTCTTACCTACATTGTTGTCAACAATCGCAATCAAACCAAAGCCATTGTATTCATATTATGAATGAAGAATGGTTTCTTTTTCAGATCACATATGGCTGATGTTAAGTGTAGCGTAGCATCCTTATAACTgctatttatttaatgattttctGTAAACATCAGTTCGATGCTTAGGgcattgacagtgttgcacctaccgcTGCAGTGAATGAAAAGTCTCTATCAAACCGAGATATGTTTTTCCTATTTTGGATAACATTCTTTATTTAGAATTTGTATCTGTATGGTTCTAGTTAATGGACATGTATCTTcggaatcaatttgaactttaaACCAATAATTACTCTGCCCATGTAAATACTGTGTATGGAAACGTTAATggtaattaatttgttttagctAGATAAAGTATACGAGGGATGATCCAAAATAAACAGGATTGTTCTCACATAACCAAtatggtttaatatttatacatcaaCATATACATTAACAAGACGCGGATAGTATCCGCTACAAACACTgacaatttcatgaaaatagtatgtatgttgcAAAAGTTACAGGGCTCTGAACAAGGTCATTAATTCAGACCCGGCACACGCCGGATGCATTGGAATGACGTTAACAGCGTAATCGACGTCATcctagttttttttcaaaataatcgcCGTCACACTGGATGCACCGTTGGTGGCGATGAATCCATTGGTGGCGGAATATTTCTCTATACCACTCAGAGTcatattgtttgataatttgtGATGTTGCCGTGCGGAGATCTGTCAGCCAAATCTGGGGAATATGGTGGGTGCGAAATTGTCTCGAATCCGAGGACCCCGATCTCCAAACGTGTCGTCTGTGCAGTATGGGACGATGCATTGTCCATATGCAAAATGAAATTCTCGAGGGGAATCGCCGGTCTCTTTTTCTGCAATGCGTGCACGAGGTCCCGGCGGAGTACCTGTTCAAGTGAAAAAGACATTACGGCCCGCATATGCGATAATAAGTGTGACAAGAAACGATTCGCTATATGCAAATTACAAAATTACGTTAGATAAAAAGTATGGtatcacatattttaaaataacacatattttttgttcatttaaaataaaaaaggggtaCATAAATTGCTTAATATGTAGCAATTAAATAGTTTGTACTTCAAacataaggaaatatttaaattacatagtgatatttatatcaaaactcGAAAATTGAATAACAACTAATTatcaagtataaaaaataacccTACCTTGCTATAGTAATCTGCATTTACGGTCATATGGCTTGGAACGGCGTGGCTAAGAATCATTCCCTGCATGTCAGCAAACATCTAAGAATCTAGAAAGTTCTAGAATCACGGACACGGAGTTCTTTTTCATGGTCTTGTAACAGGCGTGGAACCCAGCGTGCATGAACCTgcaagcattatttttttttaaactgaaaaatcatttatacccccccccccacacaaaaaacgtgtattaattcaattattaattcaattattaagTTATTCAGATCCTTAGACTGGGCAAGTTAGtttgattaattatttctgATCTAATtgaaatacgttttttttaacataaagatGCTGAATCATTTATGAGCAgctatttttaagaaataatattttcatatcgtATTATTTATGCACACACCTTCGACATTTGTAGATCCTCAGTAAGTATTCTATGAATTGTTCCATAGCCAACACCGAACATCTCCGACAACGTCCTGACCTTTAACCGTCGGTCCTTTGCTAATGCGTCAGCGATTGACGTCACCAACGTCGCAccgtatttcttttttcttcctCTACCCTCATCATCTTTAAGGCTCTCTCTGCCGTCGCGGAAACGCCGATGCCATTCAAAAACCAGACTGCGACTGACACTGTTCTTTACACTTGTCGTCTGTATCATCTTGTAGGTTTGTGTCGGCGTTTTCCCTAATTCACTACAAAATTTTATAACTGCCCGAGCTTCGATGCGATCTGATGACGCCATTTCGTACACTCTGATCGTTGTTACTAGTTTTGAAtgatacttgtttattttcgCATATAACGTTCAAATGACGTCAAACTTGcatatgacgtcacaaatacttcaaatggcgtttttttcaatattatctGAGCTATAGTGTTGGATGATATTACAATTGCATTACACATATGTTAACGGTACATTTTACTGCGCCGGTTTCGCGTTACCATGGTATTAAAAGGGGCCGTTTTGAGAAAAGTGCAATACAAACATATTCGGCAATAACATGAATCGATAGAAAATACTTAGCGGGTTGAAAACTCTATGTTGTTATGAGTACGCCAGTCCTGTTTATTTTGGATCATCCCTCGTATATAACCTTGATGTTAAAGGTCTGATTTGACTTGCCTTAACCACGTACAATTCACACCAAAACGAAACAATCAGTTCACATTGTTGTTGACGTCGGGAAAACTGCGCGGGGCGTAAATCATGTTGAAAAGTTTAGTCGATTTCAAAGTCAATCACTCCAGAAATTAAGTTTTCCTCAGGCGCAGTGTGACATATAGAGACGACGATAAATGATTTCTTAGTTAATGACGTAAATAATTAAGTCTTTACCAGGACGTGCACTTGTGAGGTACATGTTCCCACAGTTCAGCGTAGCCAGAGACAAAAATCTGTGtattaaaagtgaaataaacaaatgattcATGTATTCATAAGttgaatgtataatataataactaCCTCGGTTTCAGTTATGTACACGAGCTTAAATGACTTTAATATTTAAGGTAGTAAAACCGTGATGTTGCtatattgtatatgttataGGGTTAGTCATAGTAAAGTTTTGGTGCGGCAAGGTTTGAATTAAGGTttgagtgaggtttgtgcacttaaacccccagtaaatttacattttactgaccgttccaaggcggtacctaacaatccttgataaacataccaagattttatatatagtatgtatgcaatatGCTGTTGcgagagttttgtgctgttgttccatgtttcttttttgtgatttgtttttgttttttatgtcctatgtctttggcgtttacccagtgccattaaaccgggtttatgtttaaacattgtgctactgagcttgtttttgtagttttcgcataaatattgaccagcGTATGTATTTCCTTCCGGACGTTATACACTTTTGCAGTTTCCTGTTACAATTAATGAAGATGCACCTTTCGTGTTCAGCAATGTTCCGCGATTTTGTCTGTATTGGTTTGTCATCAGGACCTGTTGTCAGGCTAAGCTTCGAGCGGTGTTTGACATTTAATGCTCAGAGACAGCGATTAATgacttttcatttcattttcggAAGCTCCGGGGAATTTAGCTTTTTGTAAATGAGGAATTCCGTTGGAGCCTGTAAACAATGTCAATTATGTTCTCATGGTAAAATGGATACAACCTGTCATttactgtttttgtttactttgtttaaatgtttaggATTTATGCGAACGTTTTAATATGTTTGAGTAataattagctgaaataaaaaaacaacaattctgATTGTATAAACACTGTTGGAATAACTGTGAAAATGCATGAACAATGGATATCAAGGTAAACTATAATGTTTTGCATTATCACCCAATTGTGCTCGGTCTTACTGAATTACGGGGGGTTAAAGGTgacaaaatgacaattttttttaccatAGATCACAACTTGgtaataatacaaaaagaattGTGTCACGCTGACATCCATTATTCGgtttgaagtacttggggtttacctataagtttattattagtgagagtgaggtttgtgcacttaaactggtttaaaccccaagtaaatttacattttacctaccattccaaggcggtacacAATCCTTGATAGACATAcctagttattttttatatatagtgggtatgcaatgtgctgcttgtggagttttgtgctgttcttccatgtttcgggtttgtgattttatgtcttcggcgtttacccagtgccatagaaccgggtttatgtttaaactttttgctactgagcttgtttcagaagcttttcgcataaatattgaaaggaTGAAATAACCCACTGGTTTAGTTTACAGACAGGAATTTTACAAGTTTTGATGGCGCCCGGTAAAGGCATTCAAACAAACAAGAtgaacgtgttttttttttgtattttcagtccTTATGGTTTATCTGTAAGAACCTCTATTTAACGGTACAAGAAAAACCGGTCGGCCATGTTCATATATCTAGGAATATATACCCAAATGAGTTAAATTTCAGGATATATTTACACGTATTTAGTAAAATAACCATTCATTATTACTGTCTGACTGTACGATGACATAGTACTtgaataatatatgttaatgaTGCAATCTATATAATCAGTGTTCAAGGTCCATAACCTTAAAGCATGAACCTTGAAGTAGACGAAGTTGTTTATAGCTTATTCCCACTAACGAGAGAATGTATTTGAGAAAGTATAATGGTTGATACACAGAGTCCATTATTGTATCTCCATCTACCGGGACACAAGTGAAAAtggaaatgttaaaatatatctgttttgaCACTAttgacaaattaatattaatggattgttcaatatatgcatattttaaccAAAGAGCAACATTATGTTATGTCTTTAGATTATGTGTTGTATTCAAACAATGTGTCTTCCAATATCTAAGAACACTTGTAAAACGGTTAGGTAACGCTGCGGTTCTACCTGACCATACACAAAGTTGAATACgcaatacttattttttattgattttcatcaagCTATGGGATTAAAAGAGagctttttattgtattaaggGAATTATTGACACAATCAAACCTACTGATACGATCAGTTGGTCAATTGTTCGTGTATAATTGAGAGTTTGCCTCGATGTATATATAGTTAGTAATAAACTCTAAAACTCTAAACTATATGTTATTATGTGTAACCatcatttattatgattaattgTAATATCATGTCAATTAAGCGCCATGCCAAATGGACTTAATAACATGTTGTAATGTCACAACGTGAAATGGacttattaacattttataagaCATAATAAAGTAACAAAACGTTTCCTTGTACATGATTTGAAGGGTTATTTTGTTAAGCGATTTAATAATCATTGGATACAATGatctatttcttaaatataattaCACGATATAAAtgtctgtttcttttttttaattcggCTTTCTTGTCGATTCAAGCTTTTCTTTGCAAATGCAGGTGTGTGTatataaattgcttttaatTACTTGACCGGTATTTTGGGCAAGGGGCGAACACAGTCTTCTTGtaatgtttatagtttcaaattttcaagttttattggcaGAAATGGCAATACTTAAGCCTTTGCCCATGTACTCCAATTGAAAATGTTGCGAACACAAACAAGCACTTGACAAgtacatattatataaacaacaacaaacccCCTGATTGAATCATCTAACTAATAAGCAACTGAACTGTATCAATTCTGACAGAACGTCTTAGCCTTGCAtggtaaaacattataaaatatctaATGGtggttatattgtttattataaccGTTAATGTGGTTAAGGTTTTCCAGGAACTGGAAACTTAAATCCCAGTTAAGAGGACAACAGAGCATAAAATGGCATTCAAATTCAACCAAATTAGAATTGCATAGTTTACATTGTAGTTTTAAACGTGTAACATTAGTGTTCCCTCCAACTTATCTTTCAAGTGAGTGAGGACATAATCGTAATCTTGATAatgcaattctatatttatcatatatgtatatcatatgATCTTGCACCAAAATATAAGTGCTCTTACTtcacaaaacaaagaaaataagacCGCCGAGCTCAACCAGACCCACAGCATTAGACGTTTTAGAGCGAACTCCAAGAatgtgtttacaaaattttaactGGTAGTTAGTTTATCCACCTCTTGCATGTCTTATATTACccaaacattcaattttaagtGCATCAAATATTTTCGTTATATCTGACTGATTATGCCACCTTTTATCTCGTGTTCTTTTTTCATAACAACAAAACGTTTTATAATCAGTCGAGAAAAAGGACAATACGTCGGTTAGACACTATTGCATGTCATTTAGACATAATAATAGAATAGTTGGACATCAGAATATCAGTCAGACATATTATTAGACACAATGACATATCTGCTAGACATACTAGCATGTCTGTTGTTCATTTAAGCATGCCATTCAGACAAATGACATATCTGTCAGACATCATAATATGCAATTTATACAAAGTAAATCGTCTGTTTGATACAATAGACTGTCTATTTGACATAATGACGTGTAGacacattaaaatgtattttaaacataattagatatatataatctgtgtctgttgtcttgtgacgttgagTGTCCCGAGCTAATCGTTCGTCTGAACAACATTATGCCTTGATCACTGCGcctttaatttcattattaaactCTTTGTTAAGATGCTCTgtagatttgttttatattccatAAATGGTTTTTTGCAAGGATAACAACTAAAGGAATTATCTAGTTAAAATAAGAATAGGTTCATGATGCGTGCCAATTGTGAAGTGTACTTTTGTAATGACGTCATCTGCTAGAAATCAAATTTCTATTTCTGAGCAATAGGCCAATTGTTGCAAACTACTCGTAGTATGcacaaaattgaattatttcacCATTATATAAGACGTAAAGTCTTTGAATAATTAAACTCCTTGATGCAATGTTTATTTGTCTTTGCTATCGTTTGTTGCCTTCAAACTGCACTTAAATCGTTCTTATGGTTCTATTAATGGCAATTCATTTCCTAAACACGTGAAAATCCTTGTATTTATAGTTTCGTGCAAATTATGTAAGAACTTAAGAGATGATTACGTAGTGAGAATACAGTATATTGTATTGtggtttaaattaaattgatgttttttttttcagaaacaaaacaagaagTGATTTAACGCATTTCTGACAATTTCCAACTGTTGACTAGCAATATTCATATACGCAATGAATGATATCGCACAAAAATAGGCAGGACTTCATATCGTTTACATTTTAAGAAGTAGATTTTCGTGATTATgtatagtcaaattaaaaaactGACGGCTGGTGGTCAGCACTTGATCCATTGATGTTACACAAATACTTTTGAGGTATGCGGACGTTTTATCTCCAGTTTTCGGTAATCGTACATTGTGTACGATTAGGTGTAAAGGGTGAAcgtatgaaataaatggtgtCACTATCGAAGTCACTCATCAGTTTTTACTGACATACGAGCTCGTGTTTCAATGGCAAGTTTCCGTTATGTAAACCATCTTGTAGATTTCGTCCTTGATCTGTATATCTTTATGACCATATCGTCTTATTGCCATCAAAGCGTATAAGGGGGCTTGACTACTTTGTCCCTTGTAAAgttttgtttacaattgctGTCAATGAAAATACCAATACATCTACGGCTTCTGTTTTATATTTGGAATGTACCTGTTTGCGCCCTTATGGTATGTATTCAGTTGACTAAAGCTGCGCTTAGGCGCTGCCTGGGCAGTCGTAAAACACTGTATTGAAGGGGTCTACGCTAAAGCCAGTGTTGAGCTAGAAACTTTTTAAAGTGTTGCAACATTATCGACGTTGATAGGTCTCATTCAGACTTTGGATAAGGTTGGTGATTTCGAAGGATTTCACGTCAAAATGTATTTGTCAATATGGTTCTAATTAACGCAAAACGATTAACTTGGAAGATGGATCCTTTGAGAACACACAAtgtatcataataaaaaatatcagtcaTCGGCTGCtttttgtcaatataaatacattgtatggaTACAGTGGGATTGGAGAAATGCAGTAACGTAAAGCtatattaacttttaattcAGAAGGTTCGcttctataaataaatgtgtataatGCGTACCAAAACGGAACAATCAAGTGTCCTTGAATGCTGATATCGCCAGCAAAATTGAATAGGTCGTAAATCATGCGGAAAAAATTGGTTAATTTCGGATTCAATTACTCCAGGAATTCAACCTTCTCTGCAGTTTCGTGTTGCATATAATGAACGACGATTAATGAATTATAAGTTCATGACGTGAACAATTCTGTTTTTACTAAGTGAAATAAGAACATTCTTTCATTTAGTTATTAAAATTTAGTGTAAGGTATGAAAACAGTTGTAGTATATGTTTCGGATTCAGTCATGTACATTGGCTAATATGACagtttatgttataaatatttgagaTAGAATAATCGTTGTTATCGGATGAAATACCATATCTGTTTTAGCCGTATAGACTTTGTGCTGGTATGTTTGACCAACGTAGTTATTTCCTATCGGACGTACGCCTTTACTGTCTGTGACTCGTGTTTGAATATATCGAAATTAATGAAGATGCACCTTTCGTGTTTACCAATGTTGCGCGATATCGCCTGTATATGTTTGCCATCAGGACCTGTTGTCAGGTTCAGCTCCGAGCGATGTGTGGCACTAAGTGATAAGAGTCACCGATAAATGACTTGTCTTACATTTGgatattattttgtcattttagtttttgGTCAATTTAGTTTGAATGTACAGGATATATGTGGCCGTTTGTGTgggtattgatttattttagtaCAATTAGTTTCATCTTGTGGTGTATATACTGTCTGAATAAATATTCTAAAGGTAAACTGTTCttcttttgtaaacaattactCTGCAGAAAACCGGACGAAGGTTAGGTGACTACCTTAAACACACATTTGTGCCTCGTCGTACAAATGACTGAGGGTTAAACGTGGAAGAATCTGATTGATAACGTCATACGAACCTATATTTTAAAGTAACAGGACTCAGCGGTTGGCGTAGGACATGACTCTATGAATacataacaacaaaattatcatttaatgttatttttgttttgcgtTAAAATAAACGAACATTTCCATTCTCTTTTTAACCTATGACTATCATCGACAGACATTTGCGTTATGTTGTCAAGGTATTCTATATATGTCAATGACTTATTCCAAAGAATCATTCAAAAGTGATTTCACGCTGTTCATTTCGTCACTGTCTGTGCCATTATAGATTTCTTTTTATGAAAGCAAAGCTCTACATTAGCTTTCCATTGAGATATTCTGGACAACTGGTTCTACGCAAAGCATATTACCTTAAAAAAGACGAAGGTTCTAATGGGGTTTTCCATTCGGTAATATTTGAACGCATAATGGTTTATTCACTACataatctaatatttttttccatctATAAAGactgaaaatggaaatgttaataatatatgtaatttttaacatttaattaccAGTTGTTATTTAGGATAGTTCAAGTTATATCCTTTCATCCGAAGAAAAGCATTATTTTAGGTCTTTAGATGGAATAGTTATAAACTCACTAAGGAAATGCTacttaaaaaaactaataaaaactaATAACTAATAGGAAAATGCCGGTAAAAGGAACACAAAAATGATTGATTACACCTGTTTGGTAAACATTTGGTAATTTTACTTTTGTAGAAGATCACTGAATTGAATGATCTTGATGCACCgtctatgtatttattattctaTTCGCGGTAAAGCGCTGGACGAGGACTGGCTTTAATTATATAGCcatgaacaaaaacacaattcaaACTAGTTGTGCAGCGACACTGTAtatagtttcattaaattcaattttgtcaTAGAGAAACTGGTCAGTCTGATAACAACCGCTTGGGATACGTCCTTCCAATacctttcttttttttcattttttttcattctattGCCAATGATCGATTTCAAGTAAATGCATATAATGTTCAAGCCCAATATATCGAGGATTACAATTACTATTTTTAGTTTAGTATCCCGATGTATGAGTATTTAAAGGAGTGATCACTAAAAGTTTCATTGCACGAGTGGTGTGTCATCAAACAGTATTAAGATAAGTTTGTTACATGGcatgatttcattatttatgtgtTAAGAGATCAAATTTGTgcgatctacagaaaaaagAGCGTACGTACCTCGGCCGAGATAGCCCGCTCTATTTTCTGTACATCGTCAAAATTGGACTCTaacatatgtgttgtttttggTGCATTCGTTTGGAGCAATACacgtaaaattaatgaacaacaacatttgaaaaataccCGATTGATATTGggccacacaaaaatgcaaacatcatGGACATGCTACCTTTTATTACTAACAGTAGTAGAGAAGTAAGCCTTGGTAGGAAAAGAAGACTGACTGGAATATACTCcatgaaactattttatgtaGTATTCGTTAGAATCGATTTACGTagaattaatgaacagaaaactGAAAAATCCTTGATTTTTAGTTGCCCACACAAACATATGCGACACAAATCTAGTTTAAGACCATAATCTAAAGCAACACTATCGATCTTTTATAAGGTAATGGTTACTTTTCCGTCGGATGAAATATGAAATGGTTTGAAATTTCAAGCATTAATACAAATTGTACATCTTATTCAGTCATCTggaaatacaaacaattttaatatatgttatgaagcaaatttttgtatacataatacaaatacattagccAATGGTGTAACTTAACATTGACAACACTTTTATCCATTTGGTTAACATAAGAAACCAGTAACGCGTTGTTTGAACTTGTATGATTTACGATTTGAGTGTTACTTTGATCTTATTTAAGCCatgataatataaacatatatatatatatacattttatgatgtatgactttgtgtttattataaCGTTCTAACCACcataaaatatatcagtttcTCTGCCTCAAAGATGGACAGCATGTGCACATCACTCAAGATTCAGAACGCAGCAATACCCCACTAAGACTTGTCCACCTTGTTTCACTATGGAAAAGGAAGCTTTCCCAGTTGGCCTTGCTCCAAACCTTCTCACCTTTCTTCAGACTGACAAACGCTTGCATAGAACTACAAGGGTACCACTCGGTACCAAACGCTACACCAGCAATGAGCAGGGTATTGTCCTTCACTATGCCGACGTGAGAATATTTTCCCCTGTGCACACAGTGTTGGAAAGAGAATGTGTAAAGACCGCTGAAGGGACACGTGAATATGCCTGTATTTGGGTCGTACCCTTGACCATCGTTGATGACCACATTCTTTAGCACTATAGTTTGTCCATTGTCCAAATATTTGTCAAATGGGCTATTGGCAGTGAACTGTATTTTTGGCGGCCATATACTGGCTCCTGCACGGAAAACATACATGGTCAGTTATTAAGTAAAggaattttgtttgttaaagggAACATCAATCCCTTGCCAATTATGAGGTTGTACATGAAGAGGTATGCACACTACCATTTTCATTAGCACGtgatattttgtaacaaaacagaatgtaatgaaataccaacttttaacgtttTACTAAAATCACAaagaaatatgaacaaaatgattATCTAAACTgaaatgattaataaatttaaacaacgtcaattgaaaaaacaacaacagtagcCTACTTTTAGttaataaggaaaaaaaacttaagtgAATGAGGTACCTTGTACgttttaaa comes from the Mya arenaria isolate MELC-2E11 chromosome 13, ASM2691426v1 genome and includes:
- the LOC128213764 gene encoding protein GVQW3-like, encoding MASSDRIEARAVIKFCSELGKTPTQTYKMIQTTSVKNSVSRSLVFEWHRRFRDGRESLKDDEGRGRKKKYGATLVTSIADALAKDRRLKVRTLSEMFGVGYGTIHRILTEDLQMSKVHARWVPRLLQDHEKELRVRDSRTF